The following are encoded together in the Bacillus sp. V2I10 genome:
- a CDS encoding MarR family winged helix-turn-helix transcriptional regulator, with protein MKEILREIGMIARALDSISNIEFIEYDLKKGQYLYLVRICENLGIIQEKLAEMIKVDRTTAARAIKKLEINGFIEKKEDKHNKKIKKLFPTEKGENVYPFIKRENDYSNIVALEGFSEREVETIFNLLQRVRKNIEKDWEFVKKGNKRNY; from the coding sequence ATGAAGGAAATTCTTCGAGAAATTGGAATGATAGCAAGGGCATTAGATTCTATAAGTAATATAGAATTTATAGAATATGACCTTAAAAAAGGGCAGTATTTGTACCTTGTACGAATATGTGAAAACCTAGGAATCATTCAAGAAAAGTTAGCTGAGATGATAAAAGTAGATCGAACAACAGCAGCTCGTGCTATAAAAAAACTTGAAATTAATGGCTTTATTGAAAAGAAAGAGGATAAACATAACAAAAAAATTAAAAAACTCTTTCCAACAGAGAAAGGGGAAAATGTTTATCCTTTTATAAAAAGAGAAAATGATTATTCCAATATCGTTGCCTTAGAGGGATTTTCCGAAAGAGAAGTAGAAACCATTTTCAATCTTCTTCAAAGAGTAAGAAAAAATATAGAAAAAGACTGGGAATTTGTAAAAAAGGGAAACAAGAGAAATTATTGA
- a CDS encoding GNAT family N-acetyltransferase: MTINIKKCTLEDSRKLQEISYETFNETFKHQNSPENMNAYLERAFNLKQLEKELSNISSQFFFVYFNNEVAGYLKVNTNDAQSEEMGDESLEIERIYIKNKFQKHGIGKYLLNKAMEIAMERNKKKIWLGVWGKNENAIAFYKKMGFVQTGAHSFYMGDEEQMDFIMTKTLI; encoded by the coding sequence ATGACTATAAATATAAAAAAGTGTACCCTTGAAGATTCACGCAAACTTCAAGAAATTAGTTATGAAACATTTAATGAGACATTTAAGCATCAGAATTCACCCGAAAATATGAATGCCTATTTGGAAAGGGCATTTAACTTAAAACAATTAGAAAAAGAATTATCCAATATTTCTTCGCAATTCTTTTTTGTTTATTTTAATAATGAAGTCGCTGGATATTTAAAGGTCAATACCAATGATGCTCAGTCTGAAGAAATGGGTGATGAATCACTTGAAATCGAGAGGATTTATATAAAGAACAAATTTCAAAAACATGGGATTGGTAAATATCTGCTAAATAAAGCTATGGAAATTGCTATGGAACGTAATAAAAAGAAAATCTGGCTAGGCGTATGGGGAAAAAATGAAAATGCTATTGCTTTTTATAAGAAAATGGGGTTTGTTCAAACTGGAGCCCACTCTTTTTATATGGGTGATGAAGAACAAATGGACTTTATAATGACCAAAACACTCATATAA
- a CDS encoding helix-turn-helix domain-containing protein, with amino-acid sequence MAKFNTEDKLAAVQCYLEGKESYRSIGSSIGTSESVVMNWVAQYKHHGIEGLFKISYTSYSGQFKLDVLNYMNDHGTSPIHFGSDLIYMQPEFLPP; translated from the coding sequence ATGGCTAAATTTAATACAGAGGATAAATTAGCGGCGGTTCAATGCTATTTAGAAGGCAAAGAGAGTTATCGTTCGATTGGCTCATCTATTGGGACATCTGAAAGTGTGGTAATGAACTGGGTAGCGCAATACAAGCATCATGGTATAGAAGGGTTATTTAAAATATCCTATACAAGTTATTCGGGACAGTTTAAACTAGACGTACTTAATTATATGAATGACCATGGGACGTCTCCGATTCATTTCGGTTCTGACTTAATTTATATGCAGCCTGAATTTCTCCCACCTTAA
- a CDS encoding LysM peptidoglycan-binding domain-containing protein, with protein sequence MPTYVVQPGESLWQIAQNYNTSVLEIIRVNNIQNPNTIYPGTALNIPERTVAVQNYYLPLQNSKPRTENITHVVIHFISNAANNPRNPYNVQDIYRIFLNGGVSSHYLIGRNGEIYRLVDENRVAYHAGKGNLPGFPGYENRLNEYSIGIELMAIGTRNEMLPFFSSKTYDLISPSNIGYTDAQYRSLNLLLDEIIKRHPSIVRDRQHVVGHDEYAPGRRTDPGGLFDWSRLRVIGQFVHIVRRGETLWLIAQRYGTTINAISQWNKINPNAYLYIGQRILIPVRY encoded by the coding sequence ATGCCAACTTATGTCGTGCAGCCAGGGGAAAGCTTATGGCAAATTGCACAAAACTACAATACATCTGTACTAGAAATCATTAGGGTGAATAACATCCAAAACCCAAATACGATTTATCCCGGAACTGCACTAAATATTCCTGAAAGAACCGTCGCCGTTCAGAATTACTACCTTCCATTGCAAAACTCAAAGCCTAGAACAGAGAATATAACGCATGTGGTTATTCACTTCATATCCAATGCAGCTAATAATCCACGTAATCCTTACAATGTCCAGGATATTTATCGTATTTTTTTAAATGGCGGGGTTTCTTCACATTACTTGATTGGAAGAAATGGAGAGATTTATCGACTGGTCGATGAAAATCGAGTTGCGTATCATGCAGGGAAAGGGAACCTTCCAGGATTTCCAGGATACGAAAACCGGTTAAATGAATATTCAATCGGGATAGAATTAATGGCAATTGGAACCCGCAATGAGATGCTTCCCTTTTTTTCATCCAAGACATACGATTTGATTTCTCCCTCAAATATAGGATACACGGATGCTCAGTACCGCTCTTTAAATTTGCTTCTTGATGAAATCATTAAGCGCCATCCCTCGATAGTAAGAGACAGGCAGCATGTTGTAGGACATGATGAGTACGCCCCGGGCAGGAGGACCGATCCGGGAGGGTTGTTTGATTGGTCACGATTAAGGGTTATAGGGCAGTTCGTTCACATTGTCAGAAGGGGTGAAACATTGTGGTTAATCGCCCAAAGATACGGTACTACAATCAATGCCATTTCCCAGTGGAACAAAATTAATCCAAATGCTTATTTATATATCGGTCAAAGAATATTGATCCCAGTTAGATATTAA
- a CDS encoding LysM peptidoglycan-binding domain-containing protein: MKKYLVLLIFTISFMFIYLSPVHAQNNPRNIYEVKPGDYLWKIAQTYETTVQDLKQINGLQTDLLLVGQKLRVPIDYEVVPGDTLWKLSQTFSSTVPLIKSANGLTSNMIYVGQKLKIPPKKLKMQGQFFLMTREEFKDWIFNQKFTRRVGKVQQHHTYQPSYQSFNGSNHFTLMQGMKDYHVTGMNWSNISQQLTTFPDGTVALGRPFNTPPEGSFGLLNEVVMHEIEKDALAIENVGNFDAEHMTAEQRETIITVTALLMLKYGLQPTVDTITYHHWWDINTGERVLDAGHGHAIKTCPGTGFFGGNSTDDAKNNFYPLVDKKMHEILATMQ; this comes from the coding sequence ATGAAAAAATATCTTGTGCTCCTCATTTTCACTATCTCATTCATGTTCATATATTTATCTCCTGTCCACGCCCAAAATAACCCGAGAAACATTTATGAGGTAAAACCAGGAGATTATTTATGGAAGATCGCTCAGACCTATGAGACGACTGTGCAGGACCTGAAGCAAATCAACGGCTTACAAACAGATTTACTATTAGTCGGGCAAAAATTAAGGGTTCCCATTGATTACGAAGTTGTTCCCGGGGATACGCTCTGGAAGCTTTCCCAGACCTTTTCCTCTACAGTTCCATTAATCAAATCAGCAAATGGTCTTACTTCGAATATGATTTATGTCGGTCAAAAGTTAAAGATTCCTCCGAAAAAGCTTAAAATGCAAGGACAATTTTTCCTGATGACAAGAGAGGAATTCAAAGACTGGATTTTTAACCAAAAATTCACGAGAAGAGTGGGGAAGGTCCAACAGCATCACACGTACCAGCCATCTTATCAGTCATTCAACGGATCCAATCATTTTACGTTAATGCAGGGGATGAAGGATTATCATGTAACAGGCATGAATTGGAGCAATATCAGTCAGCAATTGACCACATTCCCAGACGGTACAGTGGCACTCGGTAGACCGTTCAACACACCTCCCGAAGGTTCATTTGGGCTGCTAAATGAAGTTGTCATGCACGAAATCGAAAAAGATGCGCTAGCGATTGAAAATGTCGGAAACTTCGATGCTGAACACATGACAGCCGAGCAAAGGGAAACCATTATTACCGTTACCGCCTTGCTCATGTTGAAATACGGCTTGCAGCCAACGGTCGACACTATCACTTATCATCACTGGTGGGATATAAATACAGGGGAAAGAGTGCTGGATGCAGGTCACGGACATGCTATCAAAACTTGCCCTGGTACTGGATTTTTTGGTGGAAACTCCACGGACGATGCAAAAAATAATTTTTATCCTCTAGTCGATAAAAAAATGCATGAAATTTTGGCAACTATGCAATAG
- a CDS encoding PLP-dependent aminotransferase family protein, translated as MKNTIFAFKDDSSKYKQIYEQFKLFIEREDIPAGDRLPSIRQLAGSLQVSRNTTLMAYEQLVAEGYIRGEGRKGYFVNELEPLLFQDALVLPNKKQTKSGTPVLIDFRAGAVDQANFPLKIWRRIANQVLTLQESFRYGETFGEVFLREQIATYLLQSRGVKTDPNAIIIGSSTQQMLINLGQILKDDFSGIIVEDPGYDGAREAFRFHRLTLETLPVYETGTEFSKLEQMRSRLIYVTPSHQSPLGVSMSIQQRQMLIHWANKMHGYIIEDDYDSEFRYTQQPFPALASIDSTRVIYLGNFSKSFLPGIRLSYMVLPQRLLNRYKNQFLNFECTTSLLSQLTMAKFMEEGEWIRHIKRMRLVYKRKMQCIVSELKNQFKQNISIIGEQSGLYLLVKIHLKRSEEWLIERASYSGVKVYPTSIYFIKNHSDDPIIKLGFSNLSCEEIQLGVKLLKKAWS; from the coding sequence ATGAAAAATACCATTTTTGCCTTTAAGGATGACTCTTCCAAATACAAACAAATCTACGAGCAGTTTAAATTATTTATTGAGCGTGAAGACATACCGGCTGGTGATCGATTGCCCTCCATTCGTCAACTCGCAGGCTCCCTTCAAGTTAGCCGCAATACGACATTAATGGCATATGAGCAGCTTGTAGCTGAAGGCTATATCCGAGGAGAGGGTCGAAAGGGGTATTTTGTAAATGAATTAGAGCCGCTTTTATTTCAAGATGCCTTAGTTCTTCCTAATAAAAAGCAAACAAAGTCGGGGACACCAGTCCTAATAGATTTCCGAGCAGGAGCTGTAGATCAAGCCAATTTCCCCCTGAAAATTTGGAGGAGAATAGCAAATCAAGTTTTAACATTACAGGAGAGTTTTCGATACGGAGAAACCTTTGGTGAAGTGTTCTTGCGTGAACAAATCGCCACATATTTACTCCAATCTCGTGGGGTGAAAACAGATCCAAATGCGATTATAATCGGCAGTAGTACCCAACAAATGCTGATCAATCTTGGACAAATTCTGAAGGATGATTTCTCTGGCATTATCGTAGAGGACCCAGGGTATGATGGAGCTAGGGAAGCTTTTCGATTCCATCGTTTAACGCTTGAAACTTTACCAGTTTATGAAACAGGTACTGAATTTTCAAAATTAGAACAAATGAGGTCACGGTTAATCTATGTAACACCCTCCCATCAAAGTCCACTTGGAGTAAGCATGTCCATTCAACAAAGGCAAATGCTTATTCATTGGGCTAACAAGATGCACGGATATATTATTGAAGACGATTATGATAGTGAATTTCGGTATACGCAACAACCATTTCCTGCACTTGCATCGATTGATTCAACAAGAGTTATTTATCTAGGGAATTTCTCAAAGTCCTTTCTTCCAGGAATCCGTCTAAGTTATATGGTGCTGCCACAGCGACTTTTAAACCGTTATAAAAACCAATTTCTGAATTTCGAATGTACCACTTCCCTTCTTAGCCAGCTCACAATGGCTAAATTTATGGAAGAGGGAGAATGGATTCGCCATATTAAACGTATGCGTCTTGTTTATAAGAGAAAAATGCAGTGCATAGTTTCAGAATTAAAAAATCAATTCAAACAAAATATATCCATTATTGGGGAGCAATCTGGTTTGTACTTACTAGTTAAGATACATCTAAAACGTTCAGAGGAATGGCTAATCGAGCGTGCTTCCTATTCTGGTGTAAAAGTGTATCCTACCTCCATTTATTTCATAAAAAATCATTCTGATGATCCAATTATTAAACTTGGGTTCAGTAATCTTTCTTGTGAGGAAATCCAGTTAGGCGTGAAGCTTTTAAAAAAGGCTTGGTCATAA
- a CDS encoding FMN-binding negative transcriptional regulator — translation MYIPKHFKLEDEEMIYDFIEKYSFATLFSQHNGEPYATHLPLTLNKGESAVYGHFALPNKQWEDIENQQVLVVFQGPHCYISPSWYETMKAVPTWNYVSIHLYGTMEIVEDQKIIFDSLNDMVNKYESQDSPYNLKNVEPSFIEGMSKGIVAFKIKITKIEAKAKLSQNHPVERQELIIKHLENTSNQDNLQVASLMKKNLQK, via the coding sequence ATGTATATACCTAAACATTTTAAACTCGAAGATGAAGAAATGATTTATGATTTTATCGAAAAATACAGCTTTGCCACTTTATTTTCTCAGCACAACGGAGAACCATACGCTACACATCTTCCACTCACATTAAATAAAGGTGAAAGTGCTGTATATGGTCATTTTGCTCTCCCGAACAAACAATGGGAGGATATAGAAAACCAACAAGTTCTTGTGGTTTTCCAGGGTCCCCACTGTTATATTTCACCTTCTTGGTACGAAACAATGAAGGCAGTACCTACTTGGAATTATGTGTCTATCCATTTATATGGAACGATGGAGATTGTCGAAGATCAAAAAATAATATTCGATTCTTTAAATGATATGGTAAATAAATATGAAAGCCAAGATAGTCCATACAATTTAAAAAATGTAGAACCTAGTTTTATCGAGGGAATGAGTAAAGGAATTGTAGCTTTTAAAATAAAAATCACAAAAATAGAAGCAAAAGCTAAATTAAGTCAAAATCACCCTGTGGAACGTCAAGAATTAATTATTAAGCATCTAGAAAACACTTCTAATCAAGATAATCTACAAGTGGCATCTCTTATGAAGAAAAATCTACAAAAATGA
- a CDS encoding metalloregulator ArsR/SmtB family transcription factor — protein MNEKNQERDIYVAIADPTRRKLLRLLADVEELPLNELTVHFEMGRTAVSKHLAILKEAGLVISRKVGRETRYRLNAAPLREIEDWVSFYRKFWTVSQDFNFKSPIEKAWLALTDANTLAKWIMANDFKPVVGHKFQFRNEQWNLIIDSVVLEVEEPYKLSYTWVGGGINTTVTWTLKHEDGTTYLHLEQTGFEKEDQAFNGAKYGWARMGEELKKLLEEM, from the coding sequence TTGAACGAGAAAAATCAAGAGCGTGATATTTATGTAGCCATCGCTGACCCAACAAGACGTAAATTGCTACGTTTGTTGGCGGACGTGGAAGAATTGCCACTCAATGAGTTGACCGTTCATTTTGAAATGGGTCGTACTGCGGTTTCAAAGCATTTGGCAATCCTTAAAGAGGCTGGTCTCGTAATCAGCAGAAAGGTCGGCAGGGAAACGCGTTATCGGCTGAATGCTGCCCCATTGAGAGAAATTGAGGATTGGGTATCGTTTTACAGGAAATTCTGGACAGTATCACAAGATTTTAATTTTAAGAGCCCGATCGAGAAGGCATGGCTCGCCTTAACGGATGCAAATACTCTTGCGAAATGGATAATGGCTAATGATTTTAAACCTGTCGTCGGACATAAATTTCAGTTTCGGAATGAACAGTGGAATTTAATTATTGATTCCGTAGTTCTTGAAGTGGAAGAGCCTTATAAGTTATCTTACACTTGGGTAGGTGGTGGGATAAACACTACAGTCACATGGACATTAAAGCACGAGGATGGAACAACCTACTTACATCTTGAACAAACAGGATTCGAAAAAGAAGATCAAGCGTTCAATGGTGCGAAATATGGTTGGGCGAGAATGGGCGAAGAACTTAAAAAATTGTTAGAGGAAATGTAA
- a CDS encoding YdeI family protein produces MTNSRKNRKVDGFLRKTKKWKEEFETLRNIVLDCELTEDIKWMHPCYMFENKNIVLIHGFKEYCALLFHKGALLQDPHGILIQQTENVQAARQIRFTNVQEIIEMETILKAYIYEAIEVEKAGLEVNFKKNTEFIIPEELQNKFGEIPALKTAFEALTPGRQRAYILYFSQPKQSKTRESRVEKCMQKILNGKGLND; encoded by the coding sequence ATGACAAATAGTAGAAAGAATCGTAAGGTTGATGGATTTTTAAGAAAAACAAAAAAGTGGAAGGAAGAATTTGAGACGTTGAGAAATATCGTTCTTGACTGTGAGCTGACCGAAGATATTAAGTGGATGCATCCTTGTTACATGTTTGAGAACAAAAACATCGTTTTAATACATGGATTTAAAGAATATTGCGCGCTTCTGTTTCACAAAGGTGCCTTGTTACAGGATCCCCATGGGATTCTAATCCAACAAACGGAGAATGTACAGGCGGCGCGCCAGATTCGGTTCACCAATGTTCAAGAAATAATTGAAATGGAAACCATCTTGAAAGCCTATATTTATGAAGCCATTGAAGTTGAAAAAGCCGGTTTGGAAGTGAATTTTAAAAAGAATACAGAATTCATAATTCCTGAAGAACTTCAAAATAAATTCGGTGAAATCCCTGCTTTGAAAACTGCTTTTGAAGCATTGACCCCGGGACGGCAAAGAGCATACATTCTTTATTTTTCTCAACCCAAACAATCCAAAACTCGAGAGTCAAGGGTTGAAAAATGTATGCAGAAAATTCTCAATGGAAAGGGATTAAATGATTAG
- a CDS encoding bifunctional transcriptional activator/DNA repair enzyme AdaA, protein MNKPNISDVYWKAITECDSAYDDKFYYGVETTGIFCRPSCKSRKPNKENVRIFKNAYMALEEKFRPCKRCKPDGLHLPAEEWIEQIVQWIDQHYFESLTLQILAEVSHGSPYHLQRLFKRVKGITPSEYVQQIRLEKAIYLLETSGLSISDIGLAVGFSSIPYFITLFKKKLGYTPSGYRIAFRQNLKKELVNRDEH, encoded by the coding sequence ATGAATAAACCGAACATTTCTGATGTTTACTGGAAGGCTATTACGGAATGTGACTCAGCGTATGATGACAAGTTTTATTATGGAGTAGAAACGACTGGCATCTTTTGCCGTCCTTCCTGTAAATCAAGGAAGCCTAATAAAGAAAATGTTCGCATCTTCAAGAATGCATACATGGCTTTAGAAGAAAAATTCAGACCATGTAAACGATGTAAACCTGACGGCTTGCATTTGCCTGCTGAGGAATGGATTGAACAAATTGTTCAATGGATTGATCAGCATTATTTTGAGTCTCTCACATTGCAAATATTGGCGGAGGTATCCCATGGCAGTCCTTATCACCTGCAGCGATTGTTTAAACGTGTTAAAGGCATAACACCATCTGAATATGTTCAGCAAATTCGTCTGGAAAAAGCAATCTATCTGCTTGAGACATCCGGGTTATCGATATCTGACATCGGCCTTGCTGTGGGATTCTCAAGCATACCATATTTTATTACGCTATTTAAAAAGAAGTTGGGATATACACCCTCAGGCTATCGAATAGCTTTCCGCCAAAACTTGAAGAAGGAGCTTGTGAATAGAGATGAACACTGA
- a CDS encoding methylated-DNA--[protein]-cysteine S-methyltransferase, which yields MNTEKQIINWAILEYGQWQLYVAKTEKGLCYIGSPGQSFEELKAWIQKRFPNASLTVNEEALMPYINELREYFEGVRQSFSLRVDVKGTPFQEVIWEALKQIPYGKTCSYSDIAVLVQRPSAVRAVGTAIGANPVLITVPCHRVIGKNGAITGYRGGTEMKQYLLQLESQNGGMPNA from the coding sequence ATGAACACTGAAAAACAAATCATTAATTGGGCTATACTGGAATACGGCCAGTGGCAATTATATGTAGCAAAGACGGAAAAAGGACTTTGTTATATAGGTTCACCAGGTCAATCGTTTGAAGAGCTTAAAGCCTGGATTCAAAAACGCTTTCCTAATGCGAGCCTGACCGTTAATGAAGAAGCTTTAATGCCATATATAAATGAACTGAGAGAATATTTTGAAGGAGTTCGGCAATCTTTTTCATTAAGAGTAGATGTAAAAGGCACACCATTTCAAGAAGTGATTTGGGAAGCCTTAAAGCAAATTCCTTATGGGAAAACATGTTCCTATTCAGATATAGCTGTGCTCGTTCAAAGACCTTCAGCGGTTCGTGCTGTTGGAACAGCGATTGGTGCCAATCCAGTTTTGATCACTGTGCCGTGCCACCGTGTAATTGGAAAGAATGGAGCTATAACAGGTTACCGGGGAGGCACGGAGATGAAACAATATCTGCTCCAATTAGAATCTCAAAATGGGGGGATGCCAAATGCATGA
- a CDS encoding 2OG-Fe(II) oxygenase, whose translation MHDEVSSKINSLSWYKIHQELDKVGFVKLPPLLNPEQCQEFMRLYEQEDLYRSTINMSRYRFGEGEYKYFDSPLPSLLQVLRTSFYPELAKASNRWLELLGKEAVYPDTLAAFLEVCHKKGQNRPTPLILKYEEGGYNCLHQDLYGDVFFPFQVLITLSKRGEDYTGGESILVEQRPRAQSRGHVITLEQGEALIFPANHRPVEGKRGYYKNTVRHGVSTLLSGTRYGMGIIFHDAK comes from the coding sequence ATGCATGATGAAGTGAGTTCTAAAATTAATTCACTCAGCTGGTACAAAATTCATCAGGAATTAGACAAGGTGGGGTTTGTAAAATTGCCCCCTCTCCTTAATCCTGAACAATGTCAAGAGTTTATGAGGCTGTATGAACAAGAAGACCTGTATCGCAGCACAATAAATATGAGTCGTTATCGCTTCGGCGAAGGGGAATATAAATATTTTGATTCTCCATTACCTTCATTATTGCAGGTGCTGCGTACTTCATTCTACCCGGAACTGGCAAAAGCATCCAATCGATGGTTAGAACTATTAGGCAAGGAAGCTGTTTACCCAGATACACTGGCTGCATTTCTAGAAGTTTGCCATAAAAAAGGACAGAACCGCCCAACTCCTTTAATCCTGAAATATGAAGAAGGCGGTTATAACTGTCTGCATCAAGATTTATATGGGGATGTATTTTTTCCGTTTCAAGTTCTGATTACGTTAAGCAAGCGTGGAGAGGATTACACTGGAGGCGAATCAATTCTTGTGGAACAGCGTCCCCGCGCACAGAGCAGGGGGCATGTGATTACATTAGAACAAGGGGAAGCACTTATTTTTCCTGCAAACCACCGGCCGGTAGAAGGAAAGCGGGGCTATTACAAAAATACGGTACGACACGGGGTCAGCACTTTGTTATCTGGAACGCGATATGGAATGGGAATTATTTTTCACGATGCAAAGTAA
- a CDS encoding radical SAM protein, which yields MRTQLLYKNPKTILNKATGFLSDYSHSLNPYTGCSFGCSYCYVRKMPVSIFRKEEWGTWVDVKKGAADLLDKELSRAKTKGKVTIFMSSSTDPYQPAEYLEKITRSLLEVMVLNQPDFLFVQTRSPLVKRDIHLFTKLKDKVRVSMTIETDREDIRKYFTPSAPPIEGRLKTLQLLSDAGVPVQATIAPVLPSSEEFPVKLDNIVNRICVDDYFMGDGSGGKRTKNLGVDLKYKELGLEEWFSPSSYQIVYDRFKKVFPEEQIFLSQKGFSPN from the coding sequence ATGAGAACTCAATTATTATATAAAAACCCTAAAACAATTCTTAACAAAGCCACAGGTTTTTTATCTGACTACAGCCACTCATTAAATCCTTATACCGGGTGTTCATTCGGCTGTTCATACTGTTATGTAAGGAAAATGCCCGTTTCAATCTTCAGGAAAGAAGAATGGGGGACCTGGGTTGATGTGAAAAAAGGGGCTGCTGATTTATTGGACAAAGAGCTTTCACGGGCAAAAACTAAAGGAAAAGTGACCATTTTTATGTCTTCAAGCACTGACCCTTACCAGCCAGCAGAGTATTTAGAAAAAATTACACGTTCTTTACTGGAAGTCATGGTACTCAATCAACCTGACTTTTTGTTTGTGCAGACGCGAAGTCCGCTAGTTAAAAGAGACATTCATTTATTTACAAAACTTAAGGATAAGGTTCGGGTTAGCATGACCATTGAAACGGATAGAGAAGACATTCGAAAATATTTTACACCAAGTGCTCCTCCGATTGAAGGCAGGTTAAAGACCCTTCAGCTTTTGTCAGATGCAGGTGTACCTGTACAAGCAACAATAGCACCAGTCTTGCCAAGCAGTGAAGAATTTCCGGTAAAATTAGACAATATAGTAAATCGTATTTGTGTTGACGATTACTTTATGGGGGACGGCAGCGGTGGAAAAAGAACCAAAAATCTAGGTGTGGATTTAAAGTATAAAGAACTGGGTTTAGAAGAATGGTTTAGTCCTTCATCTTATCAAATCGTATATGACAGATTTAAAAAAGTATTTCCTGAAGAGCAGATATTCTTGAGTCAAAAAGGGTTTTCGCCCAATTGA
- the rpiA gene encoding ribose-5-phosphate isomerase RpiA, translated as MNEKKLVGEKAAEFVKDGMIVGLGTGSTVYYTLEKLGQFVKEGLQIKGIPTSKATEKLAHEFGIPLTSFKEVTYLDVAIDGADEVDPDLNLIKGGGGALLREKIIAAAANTFIVVADSSKLSAKLGSFRLPVEVIPFGYERTAKQISSIGCVPEMRLSNGNPYITDNHNYIFDCEIPKNSQPNKLETVLNMIPGVVENGLFTKMADVIITLDANKKTVLMKEKNKKKHVLD; from the coding sequence ATGAATGAAAAAAAACTAGTCGGTGAAAAAGCTGCTGAATTCGTTAAAGACGGCATGATCGTGGGTCTTGGTACTGGCTCAACTGTCTACTATACGCTTGAGAAGCTTGGTCAGTTTGTCAAAGAAGGACTCCAAATTAAAGGGATCCCTACTTCAAAGGCCACAGAAAAACTGGCACATGAATTCGGAATACCTCTTACAAGTTTTAAAGAAGTCACTTATCTTGATGTAGCCATCGATGGAGCGGATGAAGTGGATCCAGACCTGAATCTGATAAAAGGAGGCGGTGGAGCATTATTAAGGGAAAAAATCATTGCTGCTGCAGCTAATACCTTTATAGTTGTAGCAGATTCATCTAAATTGTCAGCAAAACTGGGTTCATTTCGGCTTCCGGTTGAAGTGATTCCATTTGGATATGAGCGGACTGCAAAACAAATCAGCTCAATTGGCTGTGTCCCTGAAATGCGGCTCTCGAATGGGAATCCTTATATAACAGATAATCACAATTATATCTTCGACTGTGAGATTCCTAAAAATTCACAGCCAAATAAATTGGAAACCGTTCTTAATATGATCCCTGGTGTAGTCGAAAATGGTTTGTTTACAAAAATGGCTGATGTCATCATTACTTTAGATGCAAATAAAAAAACAGTTTTAATGAAGGAAAAAAACAAGAAAAAACATGTGCTTGATTAG